One genomic region from Pyrobaculum islandicum DSM 4184 encodes:
- a CDS encoding HAD family hydrolase, with translation MTYRAVIFDVDGVITPFRSAWQRLHAILGTDAELNRALYKLGVIDYYEWALYDTLLWHGAPKRLIEARFQTRRGLDALCQVLKEAGVYSIALSAGLGYTRQLSRCFHFYVVNELIYRDGAVNTVAVSVSDRNKDVIAERILEILDVEWSEVIAVGDGEADLSILKKAGYPIAFNPTSEEVARAAKAVIRADSLHPLAKYLKALLRQKL, from the coding sequence ATGACATACCGCGCGGTTATTTTTGACGTCGATGGCGTGATTACGCCGTTTCGCTCTGCTTGGCAGAGACTACACGCAATCTTAGGCACAGACGCCGAGTTAAATAGAGCTCTCTATAAGCTAGGTGTTATAGATTATTATGAATGGGCGTTATATGATACATTACTTTGGCATGGGGCGCCCAAACGTTTAATAGAGGCGCGTTTTCAGACGAGGAGAGGGCTAGATGCCTTATGTCAAGTTTTAAAAGAGGCAGGCGTTTATTCAATAGCGCTTTCAGCAGGACTTGGCTATACAAGACAGCTTTCTCGCTGCTTCCATTTTTACGTAGTAAACGAATTGATATATAGAGACGGCGCTGTAAATACCGTCGCCGTCTCCGTCAGCGATAGAAACAAAGACGTAATTGCTGAACGAATCTTGGAAATCCTAGATGTAGAATGGTCTGAGGTTATAGCTGTTGGAGACGGCGAGGCCGACCTCTCTATATTGAAAAAAGCCGGCTATCCAATAGCCTTTAATCCCACTAGTGAAGAAGTCGCCAGAGCGGCAAAAGCAGTGATTAGAGCAGACTCTCTACATCCCCTTGCCAAGTATTTAAAAGCGCTACTTAGGCAAAAACTGTGA
- a CDS encoding helix-turn-helix domain-containing protein, with amino-acid sequence MGVKDPKAIILEILKREGPVPVYRLAKALGVSYGAVQWYIYTLEKEGVVETVKIGKRRYVVLKASDWMGNVKVGDILDEFLLTLSALGVKPEMTLREALETLEKRAPHIAELLRRMMEKI; translated from the coding sequence GTGGGCGTGAAGGATCCAAAGGCTATTATCCTTGAGATATTAAAGAGGGAGGGGCCTGTCCCCGTCTATAGGTTGGCTAAGGCACTTGGCGTGTCTTATGGAGCTGTCCAGTGGTACATATACACTCTAGAAAAGGAGGGGGTTGTCGAGACTGTGAAAATTGGAAAGAGGAGGTATGTGGTTCTCAAGGCGTCTGATTGGATGGGGAATGTAAAAGTTGGTGATATTCTCGACGAGTTTCTTCTTACTCTCTCGGCGCTTGGAGTTAAGCCGGAGATGACGCTTCGGGAGGCCCTAGAGACCTTAGAAAAGAGGGCGCCTCACATCGCCGAGCTCCTCCGTAGGATGATGGAGAAAATCTAG
- a CDS encoding M67 family metallopeptidase produces the protein MKIPQTFLKEAAERCKPETECVALLFGHGEIVKTWRWLKNVLESPTAFRLDPEELYRALTEAEEKGLSLLAIFHTHPGPPTPSPIDLRYMKIWRVVWVISNVYTWETAAWRLDERGLVKV, from the coding sequence GTGAAAATTCCGCAAACTTTTTTAAAAGAGGCGGCCGAGAGGTGTAAGCCGGAGACGGAATGTGTGGCATTGCTCTTCGGCCATGGGGAAATAGTCAAAACATGGCGTTGGCTTAAAAACGTGTTAGAGAGCCCCACAGCCTTTAGGCTAGACCCCGAGGAGCTCTACAGAGCTCTTACAGAGGCTGAAGAAAAGGGGCTCTCCCTCTTGGCCATATTTCACACACATCCAGGACCCCCCACGCCAAGTCCCATAGACCTCCGCTATATGAAAATCTGGCGGGTGGTCTGGGTCATATCTAATGTATACACGTGGGAGACAGCCGCCTGGAGGTTAGACGAGAGAGGTTTAGTAAAGGTATGA
- the ribC gene encoding riboflavin synthase, whose product MSCIGVVDTTFARVDMGSVAVEELKNLLPHAVVKRITVPGIKNTVWGALRLIKDGCDAVIVLGWVGPTQVDKYSYLATSIGLIQLQIATGALVLDVTVHEEEGGGDEKKLKEIAIDRARKHAWNLAQLLTEGLEKYAGKGLRQGYPHAGEIL is encoded by the coding sequence GTGAGTTGCATAGGCGTTGTAGATACCACCTTTGCAAGAGTAGATATGGGAAGCGTCGCCGTGGAGGAGTTAAAAAATCTGCTTCCACACGCCGTTGTAAAAAGAATTACTGTACCTGGGATAAAAAACACCGTGTGGGGCGCCTTGCGTCTCATAAAGGATGGATGCGATGCAGTTATTGTACTAGGTTGGGTCGGCCCCACGCAGGTGGATAAATATAGCTACTTAGCCACATCTATTGGACTTATCCAACTTCAGATAGCCACAGGCGCCCTTGTATTAGACGTCACTGTACATGAAGAAGAGGGCGGCGGCGACGAGAAAAAACTAAAAGAGATAGCTATAGATAGGGCGAGAAAACACGCGTGGAATCTAGCCCAGCTATTGACAGAGGGACTTGAGAAATACGCTGGCAAAGGCTTAAGACAAGGATATCCACACGCCGGCGAAATTCTATAA
- a CDS encoding zinc ribbon domain-containing protein — protein MYAYRTLRVEIPWRLVEERPDVLDLATRMHLAAEEYVRRLLKELTGQEEPKLTTEELDRLLTPDRRELACKIIEETFPRYGLGRALVRYSKFLWRDVAFYRAIPLDVQLRAENERDVSTAVFVDLKSGVLRVRKTGIPPFAIRLEKGNVTWIRERLEEGAKLKLAFLGVDVRRGKDPTYGGLYIALVFAREVTPVEPKALVVIDVNRLDHYVKVGLVVDGRVVELLKFPREERIRKLEKIHAHIRQLSRILARVDEDKDPRRALDLQRQLWKLETKRYGVIRDVVINAACEIIKLARERQAAIVVDTIEDDTYRELREGNWRDDKKHFLDGLGQLRRRLMELAQWYGVPYLEERLYSTVCPKRDAKVVEERGRVMRCPACGFRAHRDNVPMIWAEKRYRELIEKTKQPVFSATLTLLTS, from the coding sequence ATGTACGCATACAGAACGCTGAGGGTTGAAATCCCTTGGCGCCTCGTCGAGGAGCGGCCAGACGTCCTAGACCTAGCGACGAGGATGCACTTGGCGGCGGAGGAGTACGTCAGAAGGCTACTGAAGGAATTGACGGGACAGGAGGAGCCCAAGCTGACTACGGAGGAGTTGGACAGACTCCTCACGCCAGACAGGCGGGAGTTGGCGTGCAAGATCATTGAAGAGACCTTTCCCAGGTACGGGCTTGGGAGGGCTCTTGTGAGATATTCCAAGTTTCTCTGGCGCGACGTGGCGTTCTACCGGGCAATCCCCCTCGACGTCCAACTGAGGGCCGAAAACGAGAGAGACGTGAGTACGGCGGTCTTTGTCGACCTAAAGAGCGGCGTTCTCAGAGTGCGGAAAACCGGCATACCGCCTTTCGCAATCAGGTTGGAGAAGGGCAACGTCACTTGGATAAGGGAGAGACTAGAAGAGGGCGCTAAATTGAAGTTGGCGTTCCTCGGTGTCGACGTAAGGAGGGGCAAGGATCCTACTTACGGCGGCCTGTATATCGCCTTGGTGTTCGCTAGAGAGGTGACGCCGGTGGAGCCCAAGGCGCTTGTCGTTATCGACGTCAACCGCCTAGACCACTACGTAAAGGTTGGTCTCGTGGTCGACGGCAGAGTTGTGGAGCTATTGAAGTTTCCTAGGGAAGAGCGGATACGGAAGCTTGAGAAGATCCACGCCCACATAAGACAGTTGAGTAGAATCCTCGCGCGTGTAGATGAAGACAAGGATCCACGCAGAGCGTTAGACCTCCAGAGACAGCTGTGGAAACTTGAGACGAAGCGCTATGGCGTAATCCGCGACGTCGTTATAAACGCCGCCTGCGAGATCATAAAGCTGGCCAGAGAGCGCCAAGCCGCGATCGTTGTTGATACAATAGAGGACGACACGTACCGGGAGCTCAGGGAGGGCAACTGGAGAGACGATAAGAAACACTTCCTAGACGGGCTTGGGCAGTTAAGGAGGAGGTTGATGGAGTTGGCGCAGTGGTACGGCGTGCCGTATCTAGAGGAGCGGCTGTATTCAACAGTCTGTCCAAAGCGCGATGCAAAGGTGGTAGAGGAGAGGGGTCGCGTAATGCGTTGCCCCGCCTGCGGCTTCAGAGCGCACCGCGACAACGTGCCCATGATATGGGCAGAGAAGAGATACCGGGAGTTAATAGAGAAGACAAAACAACCCGTTTTTTCGGCGACCCTCACACTTTTAACCTCGTAA
- a CDS encoding CopG family ribbon-helix-helix protein produces MKRFGISLPKEMADAIDKISRETGATRSEIVAAALQEYLEARRSHAEPEHQCLGVVMAVTDTFSEIGDVIEDNKTHIVAYTHLHVEGRCLTIAVVKGSSDQIEKLTLEVSKRSKLSRYVPLL; encoded by the coding sequence GTGAAACGCTTTGGTATATCACTACCAAAAGAAATGGCCGACGCCATAGATAAAATATCTAGAGAGACAGGGGCCACCAGAAGTGAAATCGTCGCCGCCGCCCTCCAAGAGTATCTAGAGGCCAGGCGAAGCCACGCCGAGCCTGAACACCAGTGTCTAGGCGTTGTAATGGCGGTGACAGACACCTTCTCAGAGATAGGCGACGTAATTGAGGATAACAAAACTCACATAGTGGCCTATACACATCTCCATGTAGAAGGCCGTTGTCTCACTATAGCTGTCGTAAAGGGGAGTAGCGACCAGATAGAAAAACTGACGCTAGAGGTTTCAAAAAGATCTAAACTCTCTCGCTACGTGCCGCTACTGTGA
- a CDS encoding RAD55 family ATPase, whose protein sequence is MKEFFQGFTLVYGPPGSGKTSLALYAAAQMGERVLYVGFYETADKVRSKAEGLGLDFSKFVVLDFLAVSDVDVLLSSVVEQYFKYSPDVVVLDGINALPQSREAASSIYRVFNVPTIAIGEEQIGGSHFAYVADTLLEVSQVFHRGPATGRSEWSKRGWGPGRG, encoded by the coding sequence ATGAAGGAGTTTTTCCAAGGTTTTACACTTGTCTACGGCCCTCCGGGGTCTGGGAAGACCTCTCTGGCGCTTTACGCAGCAGCTCAGATGGGGGAGAGGGTGCTCTATGTCGGCTTCTATGAGACGGCGGATAAGGTGAGGAGTAAGGCAGAGGGGCTTGGGCTAGACTTCTCTAAGTTTGTCGTACTTGACTTTCTCGCTGTGTCTGACGTAGACGTCCTATTGTCTAGCGTGGTGGAACAGTACTTCAAGTACTCGCCTGACGTAGTAGTTTTAGATGGTATAAACGCGCTTCCCCAGAGTAGAGAGGCTGCGTCTTCTATATACAGGGTCTTCAACGTCCCGACTATCGCTATTGGAGAGGAGCAAATTGGCGGGTCTCACTTCGCCTATGTGGCCGACACTCTTCTCGAGGTTAGCCAAGTCTTTCACAGGGGGCCCGCTACAGGAAGATCAGAGTGGTCAAAACGCGGCTGGGGCCCGGGCCGGGGGTAG
- a CDS encoding FAD-binding oxidoreductase yields MDISFLRREFGDRFIEDKVVASLYIRDASFIEVSQSIIGVVFPEDEEEVVELVRWAVRNKTPLFPQGCATSLSGNAIATTPGLVVSFERMAKVEIDPIDGVAVAGPGVKLEELNIELARHGLFFPVDPGSVKSATVGGAIANGAGGMRGAKYGTMKDWVLGLRVVTGRGDTLKLGCRTYKCRNGYDLVRLFVGSEGTLGLVTEATLKLAPIPESATAVLAYYNDVETLVEDVVKVRANRVWPLFAEFLDAPTSALVGLEEKNALFLGVDVNTGAEERLLKKLRELIRGEIAQEAAGWEAAMKLLEPRRKLFYGQITAARGGVLVIEDIAVPISKLPDAVRGLKAVAAKHGVPLLLGGHVGDGNLHPATWYRREEGPAKVEKFIKDMAELVAKLNGTISAEHGVGILKKELARAELGETTLSYMRELKKLFDPYNILNPGKIF; encoded by the coding sequence ATGGACATAAGCTTCCTAAGGAGGGAATTTGGCGACCGGTTTATAGAAGATAAAGTTGTCGCATCTCTATATATCCGCGACGCCTCGTTTATAGAGGTTTCTCAGTCTATCATAGGGGTTGTATTTCCAGAAGACGAAGAGGAGGTTGTAGAGCTAGTTCGTTGGGCAGTGAGAAATAAGACCCCATTATTTCCACAGGGATGCGCCACAAGTCTCTCTGGCAACGCCATTGCGACAACACCCGGGCTGGTGGTCAGCTTCGAAAGGATGGCCAAGGTGGAGATAGACCCCATAGACGGCGTGGCTGTGGCGGGGCCGGGGGTCAAGCTAGAGGAGCTTAATATAGAACTGGCTAGACACGGCCTCTTCTTCCCAGTAGACCCCGGCTCTGTCAAAAGCGCTACAGTAGGCGGGGCGATAGCTAACGGCGCAGGCGGTATGAGAGGCGCAAAATACGGCACTATGAAAGACTGGGTGTTAGGCCTAAGGGTGGTGACGGGGCGGGGAGATACACTTAAGTTGGGCTGCCGGACGTATAAATGTAGAAATGGATACGACTTAGTTAGACTATTTGTGGGGAGCGAGGGGACTCTGGGCTTAGTCACAGAGGCTACTCTCAAGCTAGCCCCCATCCCCGAGTCAGCTACGGCAGTACTGGCGTATTACAACGACGTAGAAACCCTAGTTGAAGACGTGGTAAAAGTCAGAGCCAACAGGGTGTGGCCCCTATTTGCCGAGTTTCTCGACGCGCCTACCTCTGCCCTAGTTGGGCTGGAAGAGAAAAACGCCCTTTTCCTCGGCGTTGATGTAAACACAGGCGCCGAGGAGAGACTACTTAAAAAACTGAGAGAGCTTATCAGAGGCGAGATAGCACAGGAAGCCGCGGGGTGGGAAGCCGCCATGAAACTCCTAGAGCCAAGACGTAAGCTTTTCTATGGCCAGATAACAGCCGCAAGAGGGGGCGTGTTGGTGATAGAAGACATAGCTGTCCCCATCTCGAAACTACCTGACGCAGTCCGGGGCCTTAAGGCCGTTGCCGCCAAACACGGCGTCCCCCTCCTTCTCGGCGGACATGTGGGAGACGGCAATTTACACCCAGCCACTTGGTATAGGAGAGAGGAGGGCCCGGCGAAGGTGGAGAAGTTTATAAAAGACATGGCAGAGCTTGTGGCTAAGCTAAATGGCACAATCTCTGCAGAACATGGCGTGGGGATCCTAAAGAAAGAGCTGGCGAGGGCTGAGCTAGGGGAGACAACGTTGAGCTATATGAGAGAGCTCAAAAAGCTCTTCGACCCGTACAATATCTTAAACCCAGGCAAGATCTTCTAG
- a CDS encoding M24 family metallopeptidase: protein MIIVTTTVNFAYLTGVWLETYERFKAVIKCGDYTAVVIPALDVDRVSGNVYPYRDGEDPAEALRQAVANCIDDVVYIDGGTTLRHFEIIKRALPQAQFKLADDLLKEWRAIKRRDEVEKIKAAAVKIRRVIESLETTPGVSERQFAARIYTALYEEGLAPGPILVQFGSNTAMPHLEPTDKKLRRGDAVVLDISASYGGYYADLTKSFFYGEPPDEYLKIYDIVKKAQQAVLNAVRSGARAADVDKAAREVIEAMGYGPYFIHRTGHGLGLEIHEAPDISPNSSDVLKPGMVFTIEPGVYIPGKYGVRLEIDVYLSEGGAEVL from the coding sequence ATGATTATTGTAACAACTACTGTAAACTTTGCCTACCTAACGGGAGTTTGGCTAGAGACGTACGAACGTTTTAAAGCAGTTATAAAATGTGGAGATTACACAGCAGTTGTTATCCCCGCGCTAGATGTAGATAGAGTGTCTGGGAACGTATATCCATATAGAGATGGGGAAGATCCAGCAGAAGCGCTTAGACAAGCTGTTGCCAATTGTATAGACGACGTCGTTTATATAGACGGCGGAACTACACTCCGCCATTTTGAAATAATCAAGAGAGCCCTTCCCCAGGCTCAGTTTAAACTAGCCGACGACCTTCTCAAAGAGTGGCGTGCTATAAAACGCAGAGATGAGGTAGAGAAGATAAAGGCGGCGGCTGTAAAAATTAGGCGGGTTATAGAAAGCCTAGAGACGACACCCGGCGTTTCTGAACGTCAATTCGCCGCCAGAATTTACACAGCGCTGTATGAAGAAGGCCTCGCGCCGGGGCCCATATTGGTTCAATTTGGCTCTAACACCGCTATGCCACATCTAGAGCCCACAGACAAGAAATTACGGCGTGGAGACGCCGTGGTGTTAGATATTTCAGCATCCTACGGCGGATATTACGCCGATTTAACTAAGTCGTTTTTCTACGGAGAACCTCCAGACGAATATCTAAAGATATATGACATAGTAAAGAAAGCTCAACAAGCCGTTCTCAACGCCGTAAGATCTGGCGCGAGAGCTGCCGATGTAGATAAGGCGGCGCGGGAGGTCATAGAGGCTATGGGGTACGGCCCCTATTTTATACACCGCACGGGACACGGCCTTGGGCTTGAGATACATGAGGCGCCCGACATATCGCCTAATTCATCCGACGTGTTAAAGCCAGGGATGGTTTTTACAATAGAGCCCGGGGTATATATACCTGGCAAATACGGCGTTAGGCTAGAGATAGACGTATATCTCAGCGAGGGCGGGGCTGAGGTTTTATAA
- a CDS encoding TatD family hydrolase, with product MAVGVFDNHTHANEFTGFGAVEVARRFKAAGGVGLVFVSLLTWSIGGVPGDRGWVVRLYDHTVRNAEVARGVGLVSGAVVGVHPAECVRLLEAGWGVGEVEEFMRWAVDLAARYVEEGRAVGMGEFGRPHWPVGEEVVELCNRVLLYVFERARDVGAVVHLHLERRGRETVDSIAALVAKAGVDPARVVMHHIEGALAGYAYARGLSPSVPLGRRGEFEDALRAGPVFVVESDYLDDKSRPGAVIPPWTLASKLRQYVAKGVLTEDDMYKICVENVRRIYKDRLDI from the coding sequence GTGGCTGTGGGTGTTTTTGATAATCATACACATGCTAATGAATTTACCGGGTTTGGGGCTGTGGAGGTGGCTAGGAGGTTTAAGGCGGCTGGCGGGGTGGGGCTGGTGTTTGTCTCTCTGCTTACCTGGTCTATTGGGGGTGTGCCGGGGGATAGGGGTTGGGTCGTCAGGCTGTATGACCACACGGTTAGGAATGCAGAGGTGGCGAGGGGGGTCGGCCTTGTTTCAGGGGCTGTCGTGGGGGTCCACCCGGCTGAGTGTGTAAGGCTTTTGGAGGCCGGCTGGGGGGTTGGGGAGGTGGAGGAGTTTATGCGTTGGGCTGTAGATCTGGCGGCGAGGTATGTAGAGGAGGGGCGGGCGGTGGGCATGGGGGAGTTTGGGAGGCCTCACTGGCCTGTGGGGGAGGAGGTTGTAGAGCTGTGTAATAGGGTGCTTCTCTACGTGTTTGAGCGGGCGCGGGACGTCGGCGCCGTTGTCCACCTCCACTTAGAGCGGCGTGGCCGCGAGACTGTGGACTCTATCGCCGCTCTGGTGGCTAAGGCGGGCGTCGACCCGGCGAGAGTTGTAATGCACCACATCGAGGGGGCGTTGGCGGGGTACGCATACGCGAGGGGTCTCTCTCCCTCTGTCCCCCTGGGGCGGAGGGGCGAGTTTGAAGACGCGCTGAGGGCGGGGCCTGTCTTTGTAGTAGAGAGCGACTACCTAGACGACAAGTCGCGCCCCGGCGCCGTCATTCCGCCATGGACTCTAGCCTCTAAGCTTAGGCAGTATGTAGCAAAGGGGGTTCTCACAGAGGATGATATGTACAAGATATGTGTAGAAAACGTGAGACGTATATACAAAGACAGGCTAGACATATAA
- a CDS encoding ferredoxin has protein sequence MPVRVKIDRSRCVVAHFCLFYAPTVFIPSEGGKPAIAPEYAVNGFEEGVVPDWLYEQVKEAERHCPSRAIRVYKE, from the coding sequence ATGCCTGTTAGAGTAAAGATAGACAGAAGTAGATGTGTTGTTGCGCACTTCTGCCTATTCTACGCCCCCACGGTGTTTATCCCTAGCGAAGGCGGAAAACCTGCCATTGCGCCAGAATATGCAGTAAACGGTTTTGAAGAGGGCGTTGTGCCTGACTGGCTATATGAACAAGTCAAGGAGGCAGAGCGGCACTGCCCCTCGCGAGCTATACGTGTGTATAAAGAGTGA
- a CDS encoding phosphate signaling complex PhoU family protein → MELRKIIRVGERSYGVTLPKEWVESQGLGVGSPLRMFIDRDKITILPGGEVTTVRRVRIKGDDVEKLIRDIIAYYIEGADELEVETKDISAIVTKIEGKLPGVVLMEVGGLLKLRIVTREDINIDEAVRSMYTTVDAMFSLYTQMLSQGVRNLAEEILRLDDQLDRLYFFSLRTVKRNIVHKPEHYVDYIITIKNLEHVGDAIDRATNYYLQNDIICVEDVLKIFKKVHRFLQDAFEAFYNNNAEKALAVLIQRADLARETLQVICPQATAIMHEAASIVAFAADIAEAAYSKAVRQ, encoded by the coding sequence GTGGAACTTCGGAAAATTATTAGAGTTGGGGAGAGGTCTTATGGAGTAACACTGCCAAAGGAGTGGGTGGAGTCACAAGGGCTTGGAGTAGGCTCGCCGTTGCGAATGTTTATAGATAGAGATAAAATAACTATACTACCAGGCGGCGAAGTTACAACTGTTAGAAGGGTAAGAATTAAGGGGGACGACGTTGAGAAACTCATTAGAGACATAATTGCGTATTATATAGAGGGTGCCGACGAGCTAGAGGTAGAGACTAAAGACATATCGGCTATAGTTACAAAAATAGAGGGGAAGCTCCCCGGCGTAGTGCTCATGGAGGTTGGGGGCTTGTTAAAACTTAGGATTGTAACTAGAGAGGATATAAACATCGACGAGGCTGTACGTAGTATGTACACAACAGTAGACGCAATGTTCTCTCTCTATACACAAATGCTATCTCAGGGAGTGCGTAATCTAGCGGAAGAAATCTTACGTCTCGATGACCAACTAGACAGGCTATATTTCTTCTCTCTGAGAACTGTAAAGAGAAATATCGTACATAAGCCTGAGCACTACGTCGATTATATAATTACGATAAAAAACCTAGAGCATGTAGGAGATGCAATAGACCGCGCTACTAACTACTATTTACAAAACGACATTATATGTGTAGAAGACGTATTAAAAATCTTTAAAAAAGTACACCGCTTTCTCCAAGACGCCTTTGAAGCATTTTATAATAACAACGCAGAGAAAGCCCTAGCCGTATTAATACAACGTGCGGACTTAGCAAGAGAGACTCTACAAGTTATATGTCCACAAGCAACTGCAATTATGCACGAGGCTGCGTCTATAGTGGCTTTTGCTGCAGATATAGCCGAGGCGGCGTATTCAAAAGCCGTGAGACAATGA
- a CDS encoding RAD55 family ATPase, whose amino-acid sequence MIEIAEVAKRGMTLIYGPPGSGKTSLAMRIASRIADKVLWVSTTEGPDLLREAARRVGVDPSKFDFYDFPRAFRQDIARYILDHIANYGAAVVDSVTGMATRQNIDVVTHSILYQIAKEKPIIVIADEDTPHVSYIADHVIHVWYRKNSIGHYIRYVQLEKSRTHPPGPRYIFDIIEGKGLLYFYPHGTRGPTQLVEEEKLGVTAPLKSVVCIHGERVGKVNALLEKIKDSALFIQIGHWTSFHGIELRDEQIYVVRTFHDLFKLYVNFMSGEIKAEFVVVGGLLNLPEEDRGEYVFILYSLLEFVKFLIFAAVGPREETVRLEKYCEEIVLA is encoded by the coding sequence GTGATTGAAATCGCTGAAGTTGCCAAACGAGGAATGACCCTCATATACGGCCCCCCTGGCTCTGGAAAGACCTCACTGGCCATGCGCATAGCCAGCCGCATAGCCGACAAGGTACTCTGGGTCTCTACCACAGAGGGGCCAGACCTACTGAGAGAAGCCGCCAGAAGAGTAGGCGTAGACCCCTCCAAGTTCGACTTCTACGACTTCCCACGCGCCTTTAGACAAGACATAGCCAGATACATACTCGACCACATAGCCAACTACGGCGCCGCCGTAGTAGACTCAGTCACAGGAATGGCCACGCGGCAGAATATAGACGTAGTGACACACTCCATCCTCTACCAAATAGCCAAAGAAAAGCCAATAATCGTCATAGCAGACGAAGACACCCCCCACGTCAGCTACATAGCAGACCACGTAATACACGTCTGGTACCGAAAAAACAGCATAGGCCACTATATACGGTACGTACAACTCGAAAAATCTAGAACTCATCCCCCAGGCCCAAGATACATATTCGACATCATAGAAGGAAAAGGACTCCTATATTTCTACCCACATGGTACCAGAGGCCCCACACAGCTAGTAGAAGAGGAAAAACTCGGAGTAACGGCACCGCTGAAGAGTGTAGTGTGTATACACGGAGAAAGAGTAGGAAAGGTAAACGCACTACTAGAAAAGATAAAGGACAGCGCGTTATTTATACAAATCGGCCACTGGACCTCTTTCCACGGCATCGAGCTAAGGGATGAGCAGATATATGTAGTGAGGACATTCCACGACCTTTTCAAACTATATGTCAACTTTATGTCTGGCGAGATCAAGGCTGAGTTTGTCGTAGTTGGCGGGCTTTTAAACCTGCCGGAAGAAGACAGAGGAGAGTATGTGTTTATCCTTTACTCACTTCTGGAGTTTGTAAAGTTTTTAATATTTGCAGCTGTGGGTCCGCGTGAGGAAACTGTGCGGCTGGAAAAATACTGCGAGGAAATTGTCCTGGCCTAG
- a CDS encoding DUF1614 domain-containing protein — MRIVIALPFYGVFGIFYAGLAVLLMPFFTASFTEILTAAGMHSIAAVLIATSVTFLSLATSPINVVVYTLSRRRYIPVVDYVVVFGMPIPMPRIALQEEKSYIAVNVGGAVIPLAVATYLLAKYHSPALLLSIMLASALIYAVSRVVPNVGVVTPAFAPPIIAALSALLAGGGPVATYITAVYGTIVGADLLNIKKVLSHRPPFMSIGGAGVFDGIYLSGVVSTLLSKLV, encoded by the coding sequence ATGAGGATCGTTATCGCGTTGCCGTTTTACGGCGTCTTTGGCATTTTCTACGCCGGCCTCGCCGTGTTACTAATGCCTTTTTTCACGGCGTCCTTTACGGAGATTTTGACGGCGGCGGGGATGCATTCTATCGCCGCAGTTCTAATAGCCACGTCGGTTACTTTTCTCAGCCTAGCCACAAGTCCTATAAACGTGGTGGTGTATACACTATCTAGGAGGAGGTATATCCCGGTCGTTGACTATGTTGTTGTATTTGGCATGCCAATACCTATGCCACGTATTGCACTACAAGAGGAGAAGTCGTATATCGCTGTAAATGTGGGAGGCGCAGTTATACCTCTAGCCGTCGCGACGTATTTACTCGCTAAATACCACAGCCCCGCGCTCCTACTTTCGATTATGTTAGCCTCTGCGTTAATATATGCTGTAAGTCGCGTTGTGCCTAACGTCGGCGTAGTAACGCCGGCATTTGCCCCGCCTATAATTGCGGCGTTGTCTGCGCTGTTGGCAGGGGGAGGGCCTGTGGCTACGTATATAACGGCTGTTTATGGCACAATAGTTGGCGCAGATCTTCTAAACATAAAAAAAGTATTGAGTCACAGACCCCCCTTTATGTCGATTGGAGGAGCTGGGGTTTTCGACGGCATATATCTAAGTGGGGTGGTGTCAACTCTATTATCAAAACTAGTCTAG